The stretch of DNA TTTGTTCTGTAATGACGACTGCAGTTATGGCTTTCTATTCTATGGCAGTAAATAATTGAATGTCATATTTACTTTGTTTCTGAAGGTCATCAGCAATCTCATGCACCTGCCTTTGGTCGTAAAGTTCTTCTATCCATAACAAGTGGCCATCCACAAATCAACCTGGATAATATACTTCACCCGTCACAACTACAAGTTCCAACATTGCAAAGCTTAGGTGTGTAACTAAACATGCCTATGGGCCAATGATTTCAAAATTTTGTTGTTATATATCTGCTGTATGATTGTAGTTTAAATTCAATTAACAATTATGTTCTAGGGCTAACTGTAAAATTATCAgcaccaactagtactagtacaGATGTTAACAAACAGTATGATCATTACGCACCGAGCCCAACAATAAAACATGAAGGTACCTTTTGTAACTCCGACTTATTATATGTTTTCCTTCAATGCCATGTCAAGATTTTTTTTTAAACACATGATTTTTTAATGGAAATGGTTTACACTCTTTGGCTTCCTCAGATGAAGCTGTGTCAGCGTCCAAACAGGCACTGCTGCCTAGAATGCAACCTAGTCTTTCACCGGATCATTTTTATCAGTCACCAGAAATATCTTCATCTATACAGAGTCCAGGTGAATTGCTGTTCAGTATGATGCTGAACTCTACCTGTATCTGTGTAACTGTGAAATCCAGTTTCGAATAACGAAAACTTCATTGCTTTATTCAAAGGCCAACCTTCCCCTCCTTCACAAATGGTTTCTCCAGCTACTCAAACAGGCAATCATCATCTTCAAGAACAAATGCCTGCAGCTTCGCCATCTCTTCCAGTTGAACCACATGCGTCTCATCCTAAAATTGCTGTGAACACTCCAGCTGCCGCACATTTTTTAACACAGCCACCCTGGTGTAAGAACTATCTGGATCTGCTTTACGTCCTCAATGTCATTACCATTTGGTCAATTATTTGTTTCTCAATTTTCATATAATTTTACCTTGACCAGCATCTCAACAGCCTCCATCTTCACCTTCCACTGGCAGTCAATCAACACAGCCAGCTCCTTTACCCCATAGATATGGCCATTGTAAGATTGTTGGATCTGATGTTATATCATGTTATTTGTTTTAGTTAATATACACTGTGTTGTTACTTTATTAGCTTAATAAAATGGTGTCAACTTCTCATATTTACCTAACCCAGAATCTGTTGCGACCTGTGATTCGTATGGCAAGCAGCTCCTTCGTCATTCCATACTCCTCCAACAGGCCAGGACACACTTAGAGTACCAGTTGCTTCACCTCCAGGAGAACCACCCAGCAAAAAAAAGCCACCACAGGAAGGTATAGTTTTTATTGATGTCTAGTCATATAGCTGGTCCATACGTTTCAAAGTTTTCAGTTTTTTCTCACCCAGATTTTGGTTTATATAACCTTTTATGTATGTGTCAGTAGTACCACCGACGCCCATCGCTCCTGCATCCAGTCAGGACAAGGATGGCATATCATTTGCTAGACCTCCAAATAACTTGCCAAGTCACAGCAGCTCACCGCCAAAAGGTTCAGTCTACCTGATTCAGTGCAGATTTTTTTCATAGCATTTCTAAAGGAGCTATTTGCTTCGGAATAGGCACAAGGGAGACTAATCATTTAACTCCTGCCGCTCCACCTTCGATACACCGGGCCATTCAAACTCCCCCACAAGAGAGGCAACGTCCCCATTCAAATGGTACTGAACTCAATCATGTCATTCTGTAGATTTATCCTCTTCATTTATGCACTCCAAATATATGATGGGCAATATCTGCTGTTTGTCCATCATTAATCACTTGTGCCGTTGACGGGACTAGGTGCGCTAAGGAGCGGAGATCACATTTTTTGTTCTTATACATCACTGTGCAGGACCAGCTGCTTctccaacaacaacaatccatcCTGCCAACCATGGGAAGGCCAATGGCGTTCCAGTTGCATCACCTTTAAAAGGCAGACATCACCATTCCATAGCTGTAAATAATACACATGGGATCCATGGGGCTCCAACTGTGGCACCGTCAAAGGGAAGGCATCACCGTTCCTTGCCTGTCAATAGGACATCTGTAGAAGGTATCCCATCAAGGCACCAACCATACCTACTAGGCCACAACCATAATGAACTTATTGCCGATAGTGAAATTTATGAATTTATATTGTGCAGGACCTGTCCATTCTCCCCAAATTTCTCCCGGCATCCATAGGAGAAGACATGGCATTCCAGTTGCTGCACCACCAAAGGAACCTTCCAGCCATGTACCACCTGCAAATCATAAACACCACAAAGGTATCCACAATCCCACTAGCGAAAAGATAATTAGAAATAAGTACATTCATCTCAGTAAGTGATGTTTGGTGCAGGTTCCTTTCCTGTCATAAGCCCTGCTCCACATAGAACTGGTAATGCTTCTGCAACAAGCCATGGACATTCAGGTTTAGATCATAGTCCTGCTCCAGCACCACTAGTCTTGTCTCCATCCAGTGGAAAAGATGGAAATCCAGTGTATGCTCCGCATCACCCTCATCAATATCATTCACCTTCATATTCTCCAGGTTAGTTGTGATAATTGTAGGAAAAGAAGTGGTAATTCACAATTGTCCAACTTAATCTCATATATAGACAACAGAGTAAAGGCCAAATGGGCTAATATACGTATGTATTGCAATTTGCTCTTATTCTTTACATTATCTCATCCCTTCTAGCTCTTCAAAATGGAATGAACACAGGTTCAAACAATGTAGCTACAGGATGCTACCGAGTGATATAGAATGCTATAGGAAGCCTACACGAGATTGTCGCCCCGGGCCGCGGTCTGGCGTGCCCGGGGTTTGTCTGCACCCTACAACCACACCTTTCCGAGGGCACTAATATATTGAGTTAGGTTGGGTTCAACCGTGCATGCTGACTGACATCCTTGAGAACTGATTATGCTAATGCATTGATAAGTACACATACGTTTCATCAGTAATGCCAGAATTGTGAAATGGCCATATTTGCAGACTAAATATTACTCCCTCCGACCCATAATAAGTGTCGCAGTTTTGAACTAAGGTTGAACTAACCTTAGTTCAAAActgcgacacttattttggatcggagggagtatgatTTAAAGTAAATATTTTGTCCACAATATTGGTTGAGACTCATCCAAGCATGCGGAGTATATCCTAGCTCTACTACGGGCATTTGGCTATATGCAAGTATTTATCACGAGGTCCTCAATTTCGATCCTGCATTAAATACGTTGAAAGTGTCTTCTTTCTCTATTCATGCTGAATCCAATAGGGCCAGAAGCAATCTAGGTTTACATGGCTTTAATATGAACTAGCCGGAATTTTCCCATGCAATTGCGTGTCAAGatccttttttttctttctatATGACTTCTTTTAGCAACCAAGCAGGTGTTCTGCCATTCATATAATAGGGGAAAAGAGTTGCAAATATTtacaagaaaagaaaaaaagactAGTTACAAACTTCATATAAAATATATACTAACTGTATTTGTGATACAACTATAAATAACTACGCATATCTGATTGATATGTAATGCTGGACCCACTATAACCGACGACGTGGATCTTTCTCTTTTTCATCTGATTAATGTAGTAACTTCTAGGCCTCCAAAGTGAATGTGTTGTTTTCTGGTTGATGAATGGTAACCTAATTATAATTGACTTATATTTATGTACAATTGTACATCCAGAACCTGCTCCACCACCTGACAATTCTGCAGTTAGAAAGCCCAGGGCTTTGGTACCAGCACCAAGTCATTCCTTGTCGCCTCCACCTCCAAATTCATGTATGATACATATACTTTATTGCCGTCTGAAATTTATCAATTCAAATATTCTGTATATTCAATTTAACCGGGCTGCTACATTTTAAGTACTAATCGCTCAGCTGTGGTTCACTCATCCTTTTTTTTTGCTAGACTGCACGGCGTTAAATTGTAAAGATCCTATGACCAATAGTCCTCCAGGAACAACATGCCTCTGTGTGTTGCCAATAAAAGTTGAGCTTCGATTAGGTATAGCACTGTACATGTTCTTTGCATTGGTCTCAGAACTTGCACAAGAAATTGCATCTGGAGTGTTCATGAACCAAAGTCAAGTTCATGTTATGGGAGCAAATGCTGCAACTGAAGACCCTGAGAAGACAATTGTCCTCATTGATCTTGTGCCACTGGGAGCAAGATTTGACAATACAACAACACTTACAGTATTTGAAAGGTTTTGGCACAAACAGGTCATCATAAATCCTACGGATTTTGGAAACTATGATGTGTTATATGTTCAATACCCAGGTGAGAGTTCTTTATAACTACTTTTGTGTTATTCATCTTAATACTGTTTTCCTTATGTTAACATCTTCCTACCTATCATGTCGGTTTTTTAATCTTTGATTTGACTTGATTCTGCAGTTGCTTTGTTTATTATTCAGGTCTCTAGTCATCTATCACTCTGTTTCTCTCTGGAAAAATGGTCATGGTAATACTTTGTTTCATTTACTCATTCAGGTCTTCCTTCGTCACCACCATCAGCTCCTGGAAATCTGAACAACAGTCTTAGCAATGGAAATGATCAAAGGTTACACCCACTTGCTGCTGATATAGGAAACCACAGAGAAACAAAAAGCAGAGGCATAATTGTGATTATTGTCCTGTCAAGTGTCTTTGCTTTAATTTTATGTGCTGGAGCTGCATTGGTGATTTATTTCAAGCTTAGAAACCACCATCATTTAACCGAAGCATCACTTACGCCAGAAAAGCCTGCAGGTAGCAAAGCCATTTTTCCTAAGGATTCCTGTTTCTGTTATTCCACTTAATACAAATATAATGTTTTTAGCTTTCAGAAGTTGGGAATTCTTGTTTTATGTTACCTATCACTGGAAAGCAACTGTTTATGAAAGATTTTATTTCATGCTTTACTGGTCAAAGCACTTAGAACAGCTTTGAGCAAAATCTGAAGGGGCTAAAGCTACAAAATTAACGTT from Triticum urartu cultivar G1812 chromosome 3, Tu2.1, whole genome shotgun sequence encodes:
- the LOC125544410 gene encoding receptor-like serine/threonine-protein kinase ALE2 isoform X3; translated protein: MGRRQGGNGWGVCAALALASLVSAVVILGGGGHQQSHAPAFGRKVLLSITSGHPQINLDNILHPSQLQVPTLQSLAPTSTSTDVNKQYDHYAPSPTIKHEDEAVSASKQALLPRMQPSLSPDHFYQSPEISSSIQSPGQPSPPSQMVSPATQTGNHHLQEQMPAASPSLPVEPHASHPKIAVNTPAAAHFLTQPPWSSQQPPSSPSTGSQSTQPAPLPHRYGHSPSSFHTPPTGQDTLRVPVASPPGEPPSKKKPPQEVVPPTPIAPASSQDKDGISFARPPNNLPSHSSSPPKGTRETNHLTPAAPPSIHRAIQTPPQERQRPHSNGPAASPTTTIHPANHGKANGVPVASPLKGRHHHSIAVNNTHGIHGAPTVAPSKGRHHRSLPVNRTSVEGPVHSPQISPGIHRRRHGIPVAAPPKEPSSHVPPANHKHHKGSFPVISPAPHRTGNASATSHGHSGLDHSPAPAPLVLSPSSGKDGNPVYAPHHPHQYHSPSYSPEPAPPPDNSAVRKPRALVPAPSHSLSPPPPNSYCTALNCKDPMTNSPPGTTCLCVLPIKVELRLGIALYMFFALVSELAQEIASGVFMNQSQVHVMGANAATEDPEKTIVLIDLVPLGARFDNTTTLTVFERFWHKQVIINPTDFGNYDVLYVQYPGLPSSPPSAPGNLNNSLSNGNDQRLHPLAADIGNHRETKSRGIIVIIVLSSVFALILCAGAALVIYFKLRNHHHLTEASLTPEKPADSAVAGSRLESRPISASPSFSSSIVAYKGSAKIFSLVEMDRATQRFDESRIIGEGGFGRVYEGILEDGERVAVKVLKRDDQQGTREFLAEVEMLSRLHHRNLVKLIGICSEEHMRCLVYELVPNGSLESHLHGSDKDTALLDWDARLKIALGAARGLAYLHEDSSPRVIHRDFKSSNILLEHDFTPKVSDFGLARTAIGEGNEHISTRVMGTFGYVAPEYAMTGHLLVKSDVYSYGVVLLELLTGRKPVDMSRPPGQENLVTWACPFLTNRDGLETLIDASLGSSIPLDSIAKVAAIASMCVQPEVDQRPFMGEVVQALKLVCKEGSEFNESRSFSQDLHIQDAEIISRASLDMDAGPVLSTEQFTASARYDTLDASGSFRRYSSSGPLKVGRTERNRERGLSTGSSSEHCGLQRFRMDSE